The Primulina eburnea isolate SZY01 chromosome 6, ASM2296580v1, whole genome shotgun sequence genome contains a region encoding:
- the LOC140835298 gene encoding uncharacterized protein, with translation MQQQPPPRPQQDIYEQFRRLGPKEFSGTTVPFAAESWIRSLEVHFRYLDMGDADRVRCTTYLLRDDASLWWEGAEHGVDLATITWAQFKTKFYEKYFTADVRSRLKREFMTLRQGDVPVADFVKKFDRGCHFVPLIAGDAEEKLRHFMDGLRPTVRDKVMMMNPGNYAMAVTYAYRAEQSLKDIDFELQRKRQQNQNNNQPAKKPFTGPPRPQGPQKPQGQVKKPTPLKPPPAAPKPADKQPCKECNRFHFGKCMWGSYKCFICKEEGHKASDCPKKKAPTAGRVYVMNAEEAEEEADTTLITGNLVI, from the coding sequence ATGCAACAACAGCCGCCACCTCGGCCACAACAAGATATTTATGAGCAATTCCGAAGGCTAGGGccaaaggaattttctggcaccaccgTTCCATTTGCTGCTGAGAGTTGGATCCGTTCGTTAGAGGTGCATTTCCGCTATCTAGACATGGGAGATGCCGACCGTGTGAGGTGCACCACTTATCTACTGAGAGATGatgcttctttatggtgggagggagccgAGCATGGTGTTGACCTTGCTACAATCACATGGGCTCAGTTCAAGACGAAATTTTATGAGAAATACTTTACTGCTGACGTCCGAAGTCGATTAAAGAGGGAATTCATGACTCTCCGTCAGGGAGACGTACCTGTTGCTGACTTTGTGAAGAAGTTCGATAGGGGTTGCCACTTTGTGCCCCTCATTGCGGGGGATGCGGAGGAAAAGCttaggcatttcatggatggcctaCGGCCTACTGTCCGGGATAAAGTTATGATGATGAATCCGGGGAATTATGCTATGGCAGTTACTTATGCATATCGGGCTGAGCAGTCCTTGAAGGATATTGACTTTGAGCTACAGCGGAAGAGGCAACAAAATCAGAATAATAATCAGCCTGCCAAGAAGCCATTTACGGgacctcctagacctcaagggcctcaaaagccccaaggtcaagtCAAGAAACCAACACCGCTAAAGCCACCACCTGCAGCGCCAAAGCCTGCTGATAAGCAACcttgcaaggagtgcaaccgTTTTCATTttggcaagtgcatgtggggatCTTACAAATGCTTCATCTGTAAGGAAGAAGGGCACAAGGCTTCCGATTGCCCGAAGAAGAAGGCACCTACGGCTGGAAGAGTTTATGTGATGAACGCCGAAGAAGCTGAGGAAGAGGCAGACACTACGCTCAtcacgggtaacctagtcatttaa